Genomic segment of Vulpes lagopus strain Blue_001 chromosome 7, ASM1834538v1, whole genome shotgun sequence:
AATGATGTGCCCAAGGTTATATAGTGAGTTGGCTGGCAGACTGGGGACAGAACCCAGAACCCAGGTTATGACTCGAGCCCAGTTCTTGCTAGAAGCAAGGATTATATGAAGAAGGCCGCTGCTCCGGAAGTAGAGGTTCTTGGGTGGGTCCCGTGAGCCTCCTCTTGccttttaaatttgcatttggcCTTTCAGAATCATTGCACATCTCATcctgctttcttcattttccacATGACTTTACCAACCTTAATTATGATCTGCTGAAGAGTGGTGAATGGCAGAAAGTGTTTTTCGCCAGCTGCCAACCCATCAAAGTTGTAGCTACTAATCGACGCTGTGGTAGTTTCCACCCCAGGGTTTTAATAAGGGACCATTTGATGagattccacccccaccccaccccccaccttcctgTATTTCAAGAATTACTCTCCAGAGTGAAATCCCCGATGTCTGATGAGGCCTGAGTTACTCTTAAATGTCTTTtcacattcattacattcataCTCTCTCCTCCCAGTATGGATTTTGAGGTGTTCTACCAGGATCGAGCTCCGGCTGAAGCTTGCTCCGCAGTAGCtacattcatagggcttctcTCCGGTGTGAATACGGTGGTGCTCATTAAGCGATGAACTCTGACTGAAAGATTTCCCGCATTCTTTACATTTGTAAGGTTTTAcgccagtatgaattctctgatgccGACTGAGGAGTGAGTGAGTAGGGAAGGCTTTCTCACACTGGTTACACTTGTAGGGCTTTTCTCCCGAATGAAGTCTCTGGTGATAAATGACGGATGTAAAATGGCTAAAGGTCATCCCGCAGTCGTTACACAAGtagggtttttctccagtgtggatCCTCTGATGTCGAGTAAGGCAAGAATTCTGTCTGAAGGCTTTTCCACACTCCCcacatttatagggtttctctccagtatgaatccTCTGGTGTTTGGAAAGGGACGAGCTGTGACTGAAGGATTTCCCACAGTTGTTACACGTGTagggtttttctccagtatgaattcgCTGATGTTGGATAAGAGATGAACTGTCACTGAAGGGTctcccacattctttacatttatagggtttttctccagtatgaaCTCTCTGGTGTTTGATGAGGTGGGCACTCAGGGTGAAAGCTTTTCCACAGTCATCACATTTGTAGGGTTTCTCTCCACTATGAGTTCTGTGATGTGGCGTGAGGGATGAACTGTCACTGAAAGCTTTTCCACACTCATTGCACATGTAGGGTTTCTCCCCTGTGTGAATTCTCCGGTGTTTGGTCAGTGAGGCACTATAGCCGAAGGCTTTTCCGCATTTACTGCATTTATGGGTTTTCTCTCCTATCTCAGCTCCCTCATCTTTATCTGAGGTTGTTTCTCgatttaaaattttccaacatttttcacacatagaggacttttttttcttaaaggatgaGCTGTGTGTAAAGGCTATCCCACAGTTAGTGCACTTCCGAGCCTTCCCCGCAAAATGTACTTTCTGATGTTTCTGATGTTTCTGATGTTCGGTGAGGGATGAAGAGTGACCTAAGACTTTCCTGCCTTCATTACATTTCCGTGGCTTTTCTCCAGTGTGTTCTTTCCGGTTCAGAATAAGGTCTGAGTGAAAACTAAAGGGCTTCTTGCCTTCATTATACCTCCGAGATTTCTTCCTTAAGTAGACTCTCAGATGTTTAATTATGTCCGAGGTTTGCCTGAAATTACTTCCAAAGGGGCTCTTTTCTGGGTCAAATTCCTCACCCTTACTGCCTCTCCCATGAGATTTCTTTTGTGTGACTGCGAGTTGTGAATATTCCTTACTACCACGCTTCCGGGACTCTCCCATTGAGCCATAATTACCACTCATTAGGcatctttctattattttatctAAAGTTGATTCATCCAGAAGAACATCTTGATTTCGAAAGGATTCCTTCAATTCACCTGCAGGTTCACactctaaaaaaaacaacaaatagaatgTGTTCTGTTTGCAATAAAGGAAGCTGTCCTATTTGGGACTCAGACAGGAAGAGAGATAGCAAGGACTATGAATTATATGAATATGGCTTGGGTGGTTTTCAGAATCttatgaaacagagaaagaaaaagtaatagaGAGAAACGAGGTATAGTGGTTAAGAAAAATACTGgggagaggcgcctgggtggctctggttgagtgtctgcctttggctcaggttgtaatcctggggtcaaatcccacattaggcttcttgtgggaagcctgcttctctctctctgcctatgtctctgcctctgtgtctctcattaataataatcttaaaaaaaagaaaaatattggggaAAACGAAAAGTTAATGCCTTACAGTTAGATTAAAATGCAAGTTCTCACCTTCCTTTCAAATTTCTGCAATAGGTTCATTATTGCTCTCTCTAGATCCAATCTattctctttccaaataaaaatgacagtgcaaatgtttactgaatccAGGCCCCATATCAAGCactgtatttgtattttcccttAATCTTCCTAACAACCCTATAAAGTAGGTCCTGATATCATCCCTGTTTTGTGGATGTGACAACTAGGCACACAGAGTGTAAAtagcttgtccaaagtcacatgtATTGTAAGCGACAGAGCCAGATTTTTAATCTAGTCTGACAACAAAGCCCCTACTTTTGATCGCTATACcacactgcttttcaaagcagcCGAACAGCACCAAGTTTACAGAAGATGTTCATCACCTCACAGACATACAGCATTGCATACACTAGACTTTCAAAGGTTACCACGGTCTGGCCCTATCAACCTTATGGATACACTCTATTCAAGCATCCGTTCACTGTCCCTACCACACTAGTGTTTTTAATCCTATTCTTTCAGTGTCTGCTCTACCTCAAATGCAATCCCATAGCACCTTCACAAACACCTAGGGCCTCGGGTTCAAATCCTAGCCTTCTCTACTACCATACTCTATTTACACTCTTCTCAGAACTCTGAACTCACTTAACAACCACGTCATTCATCTTGGCTCTTCATAATGAGATCACACCATCACTGtcacaaaactattttttaaagagttaactATGAAACCCAAAATTCAATTCCCCAGAAATTAACCATTATTAAAAATTcggtgcatttttaaaagatttatttatttgagaaagaacacgCGCATGCAggtgtgagcagaggggaggggcagacggagaaagtgagagaacctcaagcagacttcaagatgtgtggagcccaatgaagggctcaatctcctgacctcgagatcatgacctcagtacAGCTGCTTTAAGTGTGTATTTCATTGTTGACCAGTGACTCAGAACTTTTATTTCAAGATTACAGCAATTTTAGTTTTGTCAGTTATTTTTGTCAGCTATCTGCTCAAGGtcttcacccatttttttaatagactgCGCTCCTTACCGTTTgcttaagtattttataaattatagctACCGATTCTGCTTTGTCTGTCAAGAGCTTCTTCTCCAGTCTGCTGtaaataattctgtatttatttatttatttatttatttatttattttaaagatttacctatttttaaagattttatttatgtattcatgagagacacggagagagaggcagagacacaggcagaaggagaagtaggctccttgtagggagcccgatgtgggacttgataccaggaccctgggtcacaacctgagcctaacgaaggcaggtgctcaactgctgagccacccagacgtccctgtgaataactttttaaacaagTTGTACATCTACATGATGCTTCAAGGAAAGAGGGGCACATATTTATACTGAAAACAGCCAACAGGTTGACTTTGGTTAAGATGGAATAGAGTGAAGTGAaattagggatttttttctttaaaattaaaaaaatagtaaggtATTGATATATaagcaataatttattttttaaacataaattttaatatgcttattgttaaattttaagataaaagatgaagaaaaaatataatcctTCAAAGATAACCAGGGTTAACATGAATGTTCttgagacattaaaaaaacaatctctATGTATATTgagatatatacatgtatatataagttgttttccttttaacaaaaaTTAGATCACACTCTCCATGCTGTCTGCTGGACGAATTCCCACTTATCCTTCAAGATTCAACTTACGTGTTAATTAAGCCATCACTCCTGCATTTCCCACTGCCCCTCATACAAGTGTTAGTATAGCACACATCCCACTAACACCTTGTGTTTTGGTATCTGTATGCTGGCGTCCACAGAAACGCGCTTCTCTGATCTCCAGCTCTGGGGTGCTCACGTAACGGCCCCAGGGGCTGCTCTCTGATGCCCACCCCAGCATTCACGCCAAGGCCACTTTCCCACAGGCTGCTCCCCGTCAATGGCAAGTAGAGTAGGAACCCTTGGGCAGGCCCATTTCTGTGAGACACAGGACTCCtgatgggccactcctcatgggCCACTCCAGCTGGGGAACTTTTCTTTGGCCTTGCCAAAATTTTCTTAAACTGCGCATCAGTCTAAGATGCTTCCTCcccaaccttccttccttccctatctCATTCACAGGTGTGTTATACCCACATTATGCTCTGAGAGCCCTCCCCATTTTCATTCATGGCAAGTCTCCCCCCAGAAGTCCCTGGCAGAGCTAATCATGCCTTGGCATCTACTTCTCAGAGGAGAAAACTAGTAGAGTAGTAAACTAGTAGAGGAGTAAACTAATGGTCTCTCCACTAAAATGAATATTCCAGGAAGCAAGGGGGTATATCCTAATCACCTTCCTGTTTTAGCATCTAGCCCACGCGGCATTTCAAAAGCTTCTCATAAACAATTTGGTGAAGCAACTATTTTAATTTGTCTGCTTTTCACCAACTCACCTGATCTGGAGCCTTTTGAAACTTCTTTTTCCAGCAGCCACGGCAGTTCAACCCACTTAAACTGGGAAATCAAATCTAATTTGGAAACTGGAAAGCCTGctcagagaaaagaataaaaaataactgtTTCTGCACAGGGCAAAGGTGGTCCAGCATTCACACACAGCCTCCGGCTCCCCAAGAGAAGATGCTATCAAATATTGACATCAATCCTGGTATATGAGGAGGAACTGGGGAAGGTGTGCCCTGGATGACAGCACAGTGATACTCAACACTTCCAGCTCAATGAAGCAGAAActcttttttggaaaaaacacTGCAGAAAAGTACATTTTCAGAACCCACTTTTAGGATTAGTCGTATTATCCCTGCATGCCTGGTCAATACAGTTAATAGCACTCATCTTTCAGTAATAGTGGATGAAAAGATACACAGTTTATACATTAGATCATTAAGAGACAGCTTTACCCAGAAACTCTAGGTTCTTCAAGTTCTCCAGGAGCACTTCCTTATAGAGCTCCTTCTGAAAAGGCTCCAGCCTCCTCCACTCTCCTCTGGAAAAGTTCACTGCCACATCCTTGAATGTCACAGATTCCTAACAGACACAAGAAATACAGTCTTTCAGCACTGGATTAACatccacaggttccagggattaggaacTGGACATATTTTGGGAAGCTAGTATCAGTCTACTAGAGGTATGAATTACTATCGTgaacaagattttctttttcggggcacctaggtggctcagtccgttaaaagcgtctgtttttggctcaggtcatgatcccagggttctggaactgagccctgggttgggctccctgctcagtggggtgcctgcttctccttcccctttgccCCCCATCCATGCATATGcacactaataaataaaatctttaaaaaaaagaattttgggggactcctgggtggcttagtggttgagcacctgcctttggccctgatcccagggttcctggagagagtcccacatggggctccctgtggggagcctgtttctccctctgcctgtgtctctgcttctgtgtatctcatgaatgaataaataaataaaatcttttaaaaaaataaaaaattttttttctgatttgtaatTCATCAATTACAAATTATTCTTTGATTTGTAACCAGCCCCTTTTCTCAACTGCCATGAGTTTTAGTAGTTGTTCAGTTGATTCTCAGAGGTTTTCCAAACAGACCATTTATCTGCAAATAACACACATTTGTCTCTTACATACCAATACTTACCTCATTTCCTTCTTATCTTACTGCATTGGCTAGAATATTCAAAAGCTCATCAACTGCAGCATGATTAGACATCTTTATCTTTACAGGCATTGTGAgagctgctttttatttttccaataccGTTCAGCTAgggatttttttattatattaaggaAATATAATTCTATTCTCACTTGACTAATTTTATCAAGAATAACTgtagaattttaataaattttttgtttttcttagaatcAGACGTATGACAAATTCTGGTAAGTGAAGTAAAACACCATCTGAAGAATGAGCTCAAAGAATGTGAAGAATGTGAAGGAAACTGTCTTCATTATTCTAGTATCTTTAAACCACTCCGTAGGAGCTCAGTAGGAGCTCAGTTAAGTATTCGCTTAAGAATGAAAACCAGTGAAAGGAAGCTTACCGGGGACTCAGTTCTCGGAAGGacagaaactattttattttcttcagggtTCTCCTCTTGGGAAATAACAGACTCTTGAGAGACTGGAtctgggaaggggaaaagaaCACTATAGTCTTTCAGATGCATTCCTCAGACTAGAAATTCTTATACATGTCTCTCTGGAGAAAAAgtacagaagaaacaaaaattttttccCACTCTTTCTAAAACTGagatagattaaaataaataaataaaataaataaataaaactgagataaAAGCCACagatacacttttttaaaaatccaagcttCTCCCCTGCTCCATAAAATACCCTTTCAATTCCTAAGCTCACCATAAGTGATTTCATTCAATCCACACACCTACAGttttaatgtgtttaatttacaggatggtttttaaaatattcaaaggatGTACTAAGGTAAAACAGCATATTTGCTTTAtgaattcatttgttttcttcgtAGGCCTAGCATAATGCCTTGCAGCGAACCGCTTATTGAATGGAAGCACCAAGCTGGTCTCAGGAATAGACTTCTCTTCTGAGGTCACCAGCAATTGCCTAAAGACAGAAATGAGGAATCTGAACATACCAAAAAAATGACATACCCTGAGATGTCAACAGCTCTTCTTCCAATAATaataaagtgctttttaaatCATCCTTTACTGTCTTATGAAAAGAATTCTAGGCAAGCTTATTGATTAGACAACCAACAGAAATTAAGAAGCAAAATTATGTaatcagagagaaagaagggacgCTTTTAAGGAAACTGTTCTTACCGAATGCTAAAGCAATCAATTCATGAACTTCTTTATTGCAAAGCCTTCCACAGAGAGGCTCTAATTTTGGAGAAGCACCATGTTGCAAGGACAGACAAGTCAGAGAAGTCAGGAAACCCAAATGTTGAACATACCGATTAGCTTTGTGACCACAATTTAACTCTGCGGAGGTAAATGCATTTCCCCACCTTGGAACTTCTTGCAGAATACAAACTGTCCCACATATGTATTGAGAACTTTATGGTAACTCACACGCTACACACATTTGGAATATCTATAGCATATTAGAGGGAGTTTAACAAAGTTGACCACATGCCCCTAAAGGGCTATCAACCCTACAAATCTTTGTATCAATATTTTTCAATGATATGTTACAACTCAGTTTATATCCtatacatttgtatatgtataataatgtaatttaaaaaatacaagtgaaaaaaattcaAGTGAACTATTCCTCCTCTAATGCTGTGGAACTGCACTATTCAATAGGGTAGCCGATCACCACATATGGCTATTTAAGATTCAATTTCTTATTTGCCCTAGTCACAAAGTGCAAAATAGTGCAGAaccatttccatcatcacaaatATGGGCACCCCAACCTAGAAATTTGCTCCTGCCCACTGGAGGCAGAAGTTGAGGCCTGGAGTGGTTGATATGCTTGCGACTCCAAATAATTTCAGATGATCTCCTTCTATGTTCTAAGAATCCCTCTTACTcaaggcagaaaggaaagaaattaggaTTATACCTTATCATGTTTAACCCTCACAGGAAACTAAGCAGATTGGAACCCCATTTcaccaggttaaaaaaaaaaaaaggttctgagATTACACAGTAAGAGGCGGGGCTGATCCTATGCCATTCCCAACCCCAAACTCAGACTCATTTTCAGCAATCAACTGCTTTCTTTGGGGGAGTTTCCTTTCACACCTTGAGGCGATCTCTCCCTCTTAGTCCTGCCATCTATAAATCTCACCTTCCTTCTCTTCAAGCATTTGGGTCAAATCCTCTATTAGGGTCACCACCTCCTCACTATTCTCAGGATGTTGGGACTTTACCCAAATCCTGATCTCCCCAGGCAAAATGGTCAGGAACTGCTCAAACACCAAAAGCTCTAGAATCTGTTCTTTCGTGTGGATGTCTGGTCTCAGCCACTGAATGCAGAGATCCCAGAGCTGATTTAGGGCTTTTCTGGGTCCAGCCACTTCTGAGTAACAGAACCACCTGAATCTCTGTCTGAAAGTCTCTGGGTCAGTACTGTCTCCTCTCGGGATAGCTTCTTGATCCCCAGGAGTTTCCATCCCTAGGACCTTATTTGGTTCACTTGAGACCAGAGTCTGAGGATCTGGAGAGATGGTGGTCATCTTATTCAAGGGTACTACAGCTTGCAGTGTGTATCAGCAGCAGGAATCCAATCCCTGTAGACTCTAGTTGAATACCAGGACAGTCCACCAACAGGCACTAGAGACAGCAAAATATCAAAGGCTCCAAGCATTCATTCAGCTTCTGGTTTTGCagaaactgtcaaaaaaaaaaaaataggagatgtTAGGTAAGTAAAACAAATTATTACTCCTAAAAACATTGTTGTTGGTTTGGTTCAGATATGTATCAACATACCCAGAGGCCTAGAACAACCCTGCCCAACCTCTAcattaaaaggaataattttcttttgtaggTGAAAAGCTGAGGAGTTATTTATGAGTAGCTAAAGACACCCTCCAAGAAAAATTTCTCCAGACTAAATACTCCTCATAAACAAAAGGCATGAGAAAAGGGTCACTGCTCCAAGAGAATCCAGTCCCAAATTTATTCAACTGCTCCTGACATACCACAGTGAAGAACCACACATttcccacccaggtgcccaactcAGAAGCCTGATTTCATATTTGCCCCTCAAATTTCTCACATAATCAATAACCAAGTTCTGGCAGTTTTATTTCCTAAGAACCTGTCCATTCACTTCATCCACCTAAGCACAGGTTTCTTCGATCCAGTCTCACACTGCAGCCTAAGGATTCTTTCTAATATGCAAAACTGGGTCCTATCACTCCCCATCAGTCCCAAGGTAAAATTCAAATGCAAAGGCCATGCTTGATGATCTAGAGACCCTGCTCAGAGGAACCTCACCCCTTGAGCTCTAGCTGCCTCTGAGGGATGCTACAGTCATAAAGAAGTCTCTCTCCAATCCCAcacaccctccacccccttccaTCCTCTGCACTGAGCGGTTCCCTCTCCTTGGAACCTGCGTTCTTCCCCTCTCCTACCAAACTCTCCCTCATCTTTCAAAACTTGACTCCTTTCAACCATCACCTCTTGTACAAAGCTTCCTCTGATCCCCCAGTGCTCTTCTGCACAGAGCCTACGCTGTGTTACACGCGTTCTTCCACTCTGCAAATAACTGAACATCAGGACACTGTGGGCACACGCGGGGGCCGATGAGGCAGGGTCCCCACCCGCAGACGGCACGCAGGAAGGGACCGTACAACCTGAGATGTGCTACAATGCGGCAGGTGAAAGCACACTCTCCACCTCCTGCAACTATTATACCCGTAACTGCCCACCTCCCAGCAGCACACAGCCCGGCACACAGGCATGCATGACGTCACTTATTCCTTCGCCAAATGTTAGGCGCCCACCACGTACCTGGCGCCGCGCTGAGCACCTGGGGCTGCGCGGGGACCGAGACCTGCTCTCGGTCTCCAGGGAGCCTACCAGGGAGGCTCCGCGGAAAATGTGACGCAGGTGGAGATGCTCAAGGGAGGGGGGCGCCGAAGACGTTTTGGTTATCACGCCCGGAGAGGAGGGGGCGACTGTACCTACCCAGTGGGGGCAGCCGGGGATGCTGCTCAACACCCTGCACTCACCGCGGGGCTccccccacctgcacccacaTCAAGGCATTTTCCCGCCCAAAACGTCCGCGGACCCAACTCGCCGGACCGTAGGCGcagggaggggatggagaaaagCTCCGTCATCCAggaccctgcccacctccccgcCGAGGCTGCGGCCCCGGGTGCACGGTGAGCTCGCCCGGCTCCctgcgcgcccgcccgccccccgggtGCGCCCCGGGGCCGCGCGACCTGGCCGAGGCCCCCACACCAGGGGCCCGGGACGACCGCTACCTGCATCCGCACCCGCAGTCAGGACCAACGCCACCGCAAT
This window contains:
- the ZNF483 gene encoding zinc finger protein 483, with product MTTISPDPQTLVSSEPNKVLGMETPGDQEAIPRGDSTDPETFRQRFRWFCYSEVAGPRKALNQLWDLCIQWLRPDIHTKEQILELLVFEQFLTILPGEIRIWVKSQHPENSEEVVTLIEDLTQMLEEKEDPVSQESVISQEENPEENKIVSVLPRTESPESVTFKDVAVNFSRGEWRRLEPFQKELYKEVLLENLKNLEFLGFPVSKLDLISQFKWVELPWLLEKEVSKGSRSECEPAGELKESFRNQDVLLDESTLDKIIERCLMSGNYGSMGESRKRGSKEYSQLAVTQKKSHGRGSKGEEFDPEKSPFGSNFRQTSDIIKHLRVYLRKKSRRYNEGKKPFSFHSDLILNRKEHTGEKPRKCNEGRKVLGHSSSLTEHQKHQKHQKVHFAGKARKCTNCGIAFTHSSSFKKKKSSMCEKCWKILNRETTSDKDEGAEIGEKTHKCSKCGKAFGYSASLTKHRRIHTGEKPYMCNECGKAFSDSSSLTPHHRTHSGEKPYKCDDCGKAFTLSAHLIKHQRVHTGEKPYKCKECGRPFSDSSSLIQHQRIHTGEKPYTCNNCGKSFSHSSSLSKHQRIHTGEKPYKCGECGKAFRQNSCLTRHQRIHTGEKPYLCNDCGMTFSHFTSVIYHQRLHSGEKPYKCNQCEKAFPTHSLLSRHQRIHTGVKPYKCKECGKSFSQSSSLNEHHRIHTGEKPYECSYCGASFSRSSILVEHLKIHTGRREYECNECEKTFKSNSGLIRHRGFHSGE